In the bacterium genome, one interval contains:
- a CDS encoding TolC family protein produces MKKAAFIHLSIFGMLLLLDFTAQAALGAPAEIAYEEVLETALESSTFVKAIAAQSAATKAEAVQLKTLSNPELAGEFRQYTTQENNLDDEYEISLTQPLRLSSFGVRQRLSELIEKSTVLSNKLELLEFSGNLQLIYAKAWALQEKEKLAQDLVARTRSLAEIIQRANLQGLLPGSISQLFLAEIEKQNAELIGITADRNRAKAELIKRSGVDYKTRLLKSINLPPLPDLDGGLDTANLPLADAKKLRLKIAATQRELAALDAFPKFAPKIAFEHTADGDDRINFGLQIDLPIFDRNQAAKLKSKAEEEFHESEVQQIDQGNFHAEVSLVFRALEASTQQAKLYKEKVLPALEAALKAATDELRAGQGNPQQVLQNLIELRAAQDMYLQLVIKSLSERVELSIMTGKEI; encoded by the coding sequence ATGAAAAAGGCAGCATTTATTCACTTGTCGATTTTCGGCATGCTCTTATTATTGGATTTTACGGCCCAAGCAGCGCTAGGCGCACCAGCAGAGATTGCTTACGAAGAAGTTCTTGAAACAGCCCTTGAAAGCAGTACTTTTGTCAAGGCAATCGCAGCGCAAAGTGCAGCCACAAAAGCTGAAGCAGTTCAGTTAAAAACGCTTAGTAACCCTGAGCTGGCTGGAGAATTTCGTCAATATACTACTCAGGAAAATAATCTTGATGATGAATATGAAATTAGCCTGACTCAGCCCTTACGCTTGTCATCATTTGGAGTTCGCCAGCGACTCAGTGAGTTAATTGAAAAATCTACAGTGCTCAGTAATAAGCTTGAACTATTAGAGTTTAGCGGAAATCTTCAACTGATTTATGCCAAAGCTTGGGCCCTGCAAGAAAAGGAAAAACTCGCACAGGACTTAGTTGCTCGCACGCGAAGCCTTGCGGAGATTATTCAACGTGCCAATCTGCAAGGCCTCCTTCCTGGCTCGATTTCCCAATTATTCCTAGCCGAAATTGAAAAACAAAACGCTGAATTAATTGGCATCACAGCAGATCGTAACCGCGCCAAAGCAGAACTGATCAAGCGCAGTGGCGTTGATTATAAAACAAGATTGTTAAAATCCATCAACCTGCCGCCACTTCCCGATCTAGATGGCGGTCTAGACACTGCAAACCTTCCGCTGGCTGATGCGAAAAAACTTCGGCTTAAAATTGCAGCTACCCAGCGCGAACTTGCTGCGCTTGATGCTTTCCCAAAGTTTGCGCCAAAAATTGCCTTTGAACATACAGCTGACGGTGACGACCGCATTAATTTCGGCTTGCAAATAGATCTGCCGATTTTTGATCGCAATCAAGCAGCGAAGTTAAAGAGCAAAGCCGAAGAGGAATTCCACGAGTCAGAAGTTCAGCAGATTGATCAAGGTAATTTCCACGCAGAAGTCAGCTTGGTGTTCAGGGCACTCGAAGCTTCCACTCAGCAAGCAAAACTATACAAAGAAAAAGTGCTGCCGGCACTAGAAGCTGCGCTCAAAGCAGCTACTGATGAATTAAGGGCGGGGCAAGGAAACCCGCAACAGGTATTGCAAAATTTAATTGAACTTCGCGCAGCGCAAGATATGTATCTTCAACTGGTCATCAAGTCTTTGTCTGAGCGCGTAGAGCTTTCGATTATGACTGGGAAAGAGATTTAG